A genomic segment from Neobacillus sp. YX16 encodes:
- a CDS encoding DUF3231 family protein, translating into MEIDKKVKISSAELAQLWAQYMNDSGSICVLKFFLEKAEDPEISSVIDFALRLSETHIKKLTVFFEKEDYAVPHGFKVEEDVELSAPKLFTDSYVLQFIHQMAKIGLTNYSASVASSVRADITDYYMECLSETMQLYVKSKDLLLAKGLFVRSPAIPSEKVEFVNKQAFLFDVIGEKRPLIVAEVSNLYANTIRNILGVATLIGFSQVAKDKEVTKFFLRGIDIGKKHVKIFGAKLEECNLPVPATLSAEITTSTAYTFSDKLMMFFTTGLIALSIGYYGTGVAQSPRMDLGIMYNRLSLEVQLYSEDGSNILIHNKWLEQPPMATDRGELGSSHT; encoded by the coding sequence ATGGAGATTGATAAGAAAGTAAAAATTTCCTCTGCTGAACTTGCTCAGCTATGGGCGCAATATATGAATGACAGTGGAAGTATTTGTGTCCTTAAATTCTTTTTAGAAAAGGCAGAAGACCCAGAAATATCATCTGTTATTGATTTTGCTTTACGATTATCAGAGACACATATAAAAAAATTAACGGTATTTTTTGAAAAAGAGGATTATGCTGTTCCCCATGGTTTTAAAGTAGAAGAGGATGTGGAATTATCTGCTCCAAAATTGTTTACAGACAGCTACGTACTTCAATTTATCCATCAAATGGCGAAGATTGGTCTAACAAATTATTCTGCAAGTGTCGCTTCATCAGTAAGAGCAGACATTACCGATTATTACATGGAATGCCTGTCTGAAACCATGCAGCTATACGTTAAATCAAAGGATTTATTATTGGCAAAAGGTCTTTTTGTAAGGTCACCTGCTATACCTAGTGAAAAAGTCGAATTTGTCAATAAACAAGCTTTTCTTTTTGATGTTATTGGTGAAAAGAGACCATTAATTGTCGCTGAAGTAAGCAATCTATACGCTAACACAATAAGAAATATTTTAGGTGTGGCTACCTTGATTGGATTTAGTCAGGTTGCAAAAGACAAGGAAGTTACCAAATTTTTTCTTAGAGGAATCGATATTGGAAAGAAACATGTAAAGATATTTGGCGCAAAATTAGAGGAATGCAACCTCCCTGTTCCGGCTACCTTATCTGCTGAAATAACAACAAGTACAGCCTACACATTTTCCGATAAACTGATGATGTTCTTTACGACTGGGTTAATCGCTTTAAGTATCGGTTATTACGGGACTGGTGTAGCTCAAAGTCCGCGGATGGATTTAGGGATCATGTATAACAGATTATCTTTAGAAGTTCAATTGTATTCAGAGGATGGCTCCAATATCTTGATTCATAATAAATGGTTGGAGCAGCCTCCTATGGCCACGGATCGTGGAGAATTAGGTTCTTCACATACATAA
- a CDS encoding ABC transporter ATP-binding protein, translating into MYLTIESIEKSFINDRKENVKVLDGINLNVKKGSFVSIVGPSGCGKSTLLYLVAGLDKADSGEIRVDGNLVSKPGPERVVVFQEAGLFPWLTVLENVTYGLNLKKMPKEEAKRKALDVLKMVHLSRYVNSYPHELSGGMKQRVSIARALVMEPDILLMDEPFSALDEQTRMVLHKELLEIWRKTKVTIFFITHNIREAVLLSEEVVVFATRPGRIKEIIPVPTMKDGVTPDSVTLNTEQRILSILQDEIEKVLKEEMGDDYSFKTDHLHRGDSGDMGSHI; encoded by the coding sequence ATGTATTTAACGATAGAGTCTATCGAAAAAAGCTTTATAAATGATAGAAAAGAAAACGTGAAAGTTCTTGATGGGATAAATTTAAATGTTAAAAAAGGCAGTTTTGTTTCGATTGTAGGACCATCAGGTTGTGGGAAGTCTACGCTGCTTTACCTAGTTGCTGGACTCGACAAAGCTGATAGCGGCGAAATCCGCGTTGATGGGAACTTAGTATCAAAACCTGGACCAGAAAGAGTAGTAGTTTTCCAAGAAGCAGGTTTGTTTCCGTGGCTGACCGTATTAGAAAATGTAACCTATGGTTTAAATCTTAAAAAAATGCCAAAAGAAGAGGCGAAAAGAAAGGCACTTGATGTCTTAAAAATGGTTCACCTCAGCCGCTATGTAAATTCATATCCTCACGAATTATCTGGTGGAATGAAGCAGCGGGTTTCAATTGCAAGAGCGTTAGTAATGGAGCCTGACATCTTGTTAATGGATGAGCCTTTCTCAGCATTGGATGAACAAACAAGAATGGTGCTGCATAAAGAACTGCTTGAAATCTGGAGAAAGACAAAAGTAACCATCTTTTTTATTACTCACAATATCAGAGAAGCGGTACTCCTCTCAGAGGAAGTGGTCGTATTTGCCACTCGTCCAGGAAGGATTAAAGAAATCATTCCCGTGCCAACGATGAAGGATGGAGTAACACCGGACAGTGTTACATTAAATACAGAACAGCGAATTTTATCTATTTTACAAGATGAAATCGAAAAAGTATTGAAGGAGGAAATGGGTGATGACTACAGCTTTAAGACGGATCATCTTCATCGCGGTGATAGCGGTGATATGGGAAGTCACATCTAG
- the cysI gene encoding assimilatory sulfite reductase (NADPH) hemoprotein subunit, which translates to MVKQKLKAPEGAPSDVERIKSESNFLRGTLKEVMLDRISAGIPDDDNRLMKHHGSYLQDDRDLRNERQKQKLEPAYQFMLRVRLPGGVATPSQWLVLDELADKNGNGTLKLTTRQTFQMHGILKWNMKNTIQEIHSTLLDTIAACGDVNRNVLCTSNPYQSEIHMEVYEWAKHLSNYLLPRSRAYHEVWLDEEKVAGSPETDDVEPMYGPLYLPRKFKIAIAVPPSNDIDVFSQDLGLIAIVEDGKLIGFNVAIGGGMGSSHGDKETYPQLAKVIGFCTPDQIQDVAEKIITIQRDYGNRSERKNARFKYTVDRLGLETVKEELENRLGWSLDEAKPYHFDDNGDRYGWVKGVQGKWHYTLYIQNGRVADSDDYKLKTALREIAKVHKGEFRVSANQNVIIADVSSQKKKKINELIEQYGLTDGSHYSALRRSSMACVALPTCGLAMAEAERYLPKLIDKIEDILDENGLRDKEITIRMTGCPNGCARPGLGEIAFMGKAVGKYNMYLGAAFDGSRLNKMYRENIGEEEILSELRVILSRYAKEREQEEHFGDFVIRAGIVQATTDGTNFHA; encoded by the coding sequence TCTAATGAAACACCATGGCAGCTATTTGCAGGACGATCGAGATCTCCGCAATGAGCGCCAAAAGCAAAAACTTGAGCCTGCCTATCAGTTCATGCTTCGTGTCCGTCTGCCTGGCGGTGTTGCGACACCGTCCCAATGGCTAGTTTTGGATGAGCTGGCTGATAAAAACGGTAACGGAACATTAAAACTTACTACACGTCAAACGTTTCAAATGCACGGGATATTAAAATGGAATATGAAAAATACGATACAGGAAATCCATTCTACGTTATTGGATACAATTGCTGCGTGCGGTGATGTCAATCGTAACGTATTGTGTACCTCAAATCCCTATCAATCTGAGATTCATATGGAAGTATACGAATGGGCAAAACATTTAAGTAATTATTTATTGCCGCGATCAAGGGCCTACCATGAAGTATGGCTTGATGAAGAAAAAGTGGCTGGTAGTCCTGAAACGGATGATGTTGAACCGATGTATGGACCGCTTTATTTACCACGTAAATTCAAAATTGCCATTGCCGTTCCGCCTTCGAATGATATTGACGTCTTTTCACAAGACCTTGGGTTAATTGCGATTGTAGAAGATGGAAAACTTATTGGTTTTAACGTGGCAATTGGCGGCGGTATGGGAAGTTCACATGGTGATAAAGAGACTTACCCTCAGCTTGCCAAGGTAATCGGCTTTTGTACTCCAGATCAAATTCAAGATGTAGCAGAAAAAATCATTACCATTCAGCGCGATTACGGTAACCGTTCCGAGCGAAAAAATGCCCGGTTCAAGTATACCGTTGACCGACTAGGATTGGAAACCGTCAAGGAAGAATTAGAAAATCGTCTTGGCTGGAGTCTTGATGAAGCAAAACCTTATCACTTTGACGATAACGGCGACCGTTACGGCTGGGTAAAAGGCGTTCAAGGAAAATGGCATTATACCCTTTATATCCAAAACGGCCGTGTTGCGGATTCGGATGATTATAAGCTAAAAACAGCTCTTAGAGAAATTGCAAAAGTCCATAAAGGTGAATTCCGGGTATCTGCAAATCAAAACGTAATTATTGCCGATGTTTCAAGCCAGAAGAAGAAAAAAATAAATGAACTAATTGAACAATATGGTTTAACGGATGGCAGTCACTATTCTGCACTTCGCCGCAGTTCAATGGCATGTGTTGCACTTCCTACATGCGGGTTAGCAATGGCAGAAGCAGAAAGATACTTACCTAAGCTTATTGATAAAATAGAGGACATTTTAGATGAAAATGGTCTAAGGGATAAAGAAATTACCATCCGTATGACAGGGTGTCCAAACGGCTGTGCGCGCCCTGGACTTGGAGAAATAGCTTTTATGGGTAAAGCGGTAGGGAAATATAATATGTATCTAGGAGCTGCCTTTGACGGCAGCCGACTCAACAAAATGTACCGAGAAAATATCGGTGAAGAAGAAATCTTGAGCGAACTGCGTGTCATTCTTTCCCGTTACGCGAAAGAACGAGAGCAAGAAGAGCACTTCGGAGACTTCGTCATTCGTGCCGGCATAGTCCAAGCTACAACCGACGGCACAAATTTTCATGCTTAA
- the queE gene encoding 7-carboxy-7-deazaguanine synthase QueE, producing the protein MSSIPVLEIFGPTIQGEGMVVGQKTMFVRTAGCDYSCSWCDSAFTWDGSAKDDIMLMTAEEIWGKLYSIGGDNFSFVTISGGNPALLKNLDSLIDLLKEKNISIGIETQGSRWQDWFLKIDELTISPKPPSSTMETNFELLDSIFINLDENQFENNVSLKVVIFDEADLEYARMVHKRYEGIPFYLQVGNDDITNGNNQELIQKLLNKYEWLVNRVVEDSQLNNVKVLPQLHALLWGNKRGV; encoded by the coding sequence ATGAGCAGTATTCCCGTTCTAGAAATTTTTGGCCCCACGATTCAAGGCGAAGGGATGGTCGTTGGGCAAAAAACGATGTTTGTAAGAACTGCCGGCTGCGATTATTCCTGCAGCTGGTGTGATTCTGCCTTTACGTGGGATGGCAGCGCTAAAGACGACATTATGTTAATGACTGCCGAAGAAATTTGGGGAAAATTATACTCCATTGGCGGTGATAATTTCTCCTTTGTGACCATATCAGGGGGGAATCCAGCTCTTTTAAAAAACCTAGATTCATTGATTGATTTATTAAAAGAAAAGAATATAAGTATAGGAATTGAAACGCAAGGCAGCAGATGGCAGGATTGGTTTTTAAAAATTGATGAACTTACCATTTCTCCTAAACCTCCAAGTTCAACGATGGAAACAAATTTTGAACTATTAGATTCGATTTTTATTAATCTAGACGAAAACCAGTTTGAAAATAATGTTAGTTTAAAGGTCGTTATTTTTGATGAAGCTGATTTGGAATATGCGAGAATGGTTCATAAGAGATACGAAGGCATTCCTTTTTATTTGCAGGTAGGGAATGATGATATCACGAATGGGAATAATCAAGAATTGATCCAAAAGCTGCTGAATAAATATGAGTGGCTGGTTAATCGGGTAGTCGAAGACAGTCAATTAAACAATGTCAAAGTACTGCCTCAACTACATGCCCTGCTTTGGGGTAATAAACGCGGTGTATAA
- a CDS encoding aliphatic sulfonate ABC transporter substrate-binding protein: protein MLKKSMLYLFITILFIGLLSGCAQSSNESEGGEVKNVKIGYFPNLTHIATIVALEKGYFEEAFGKDVTIETKTVANGGLFMEAMATKAIDVGTVGPGPLLNFYVKNKEYHLISGAVNGGAVLVAAEGSGVEKVADLDGKKVAIPVIGSTQDVMLRKALKEADLKAKTSGGTVDLFAAAPADTASLFIQKQVDAAATQEPWGYVLENQANGKLLLDWDEFAWGKESTNTVVAARTDFLKNKDLSKQYLVAHKKAVKFIQDNPDESKEIVIKHLKDLTGKELNKEEVDAAFSRLAVTTDVNEKVIQEMADISKEAGYIPSSDIKGLIDLSLLK from the coding sequence ATGTTAAAAAAATCTATGCTTTACCTATTTATCACCATTTTGTTTATTGGCTTACTTAGTGGATGTGCTCAATCTTCCAACGAAAGCGAAGGCGGAGAGGTGAAAAACGTTAAGATCGGATATTTTCCAAACTTAACACATATCGCAACGATTGTTGCACTTGAAAAAGGGTATTTTGAAGAAGCTTTCGGTAAGGATGTAACGATTGAAACAAAAACAGTTGCAAACGGCGGACTATTTATGGAAGCAATGGCAACAAAAGCAATTGACGTTGGTACAGTAGGACCTGGTCCATTACTTAACTTTTATGTAAAAAACAAGGAATATCACCTGATTTCTGGTGCAGTAAATGGCGGGGCTGTTCTTGTTGCAGCAGAAGGAAGCGGTGTTGAAAAAGTAGCTGATTTAGATGGTAAAAAAGTGGCAATTCCGGTTATTGGAAGCACGCAGGATGTTATGCTCCGAAAAGCGTTAAAAGAGGCCGATTTAAAAGCGAAAACAAGTGGAGGTACTGTAGATTTATTCGCTGCAGCACCAGCTGATACAGCTTCTCTATTCATCCAAAAACAAGTTGACGCGGCAGCGACCCAAGAGCCTTGGGGATATGTACTTGAAAACCAAGCAAATGGAAAGTTACTACTTGACTGGGATGAGTTCGCATGGGGCAAGGAATCAACAAATACAGTAGTAGCAGCTAGAACAGACTTTTTGAAAAACAAAGACTTATCTAAGCAGTATTTAGTTGCTCACAAAAAAGCGGTAAAATTCATTCAGGACAATCCAGATGAAAGTAAAGAAATTGTCATCAAGCACCTAAAGGATCTAACTGGTAAAGAGTTAAACAAAGAGGAAGTGGATGCAGCATTCTCTCGTTTAGCGGTGACAACAGATGTAAATGAAAAAGTAATTCAGGAAATGGCAGATATCAGTAAAGAAGCTGGATATATTCCAAGTAGTGATATTAAAGGTCTAATCGACTTGTCCTTACTTAAGTAA
- a CDS encoding aspartyl-phosphate phosphatase Spo0E family protein, producing MNIVDLEEAINEKRNEMIKIGMTKGLSNKETIACSQELDNLLNEYRRLTLNQGMPKSTFLLDDFVAVIQHFFKLVSRPYKFISPYKGDRFY from the coding sequence ATGAATATAGTTGATTTAGAAGAGGCAATAAATGAGAAGAGAAATGAAATGATAAAAATAGGTATGACAAAGGGACTGTCTAATAAAGAAACGATTGCTTGCAGTCAAGAACTAGATAATCTTCTTAATGAATACAGAAGGTTAACCCTAAACCAGGGAATGCCCAAATCTACCTTTTTATTAGATGATTTTGTAGCGGTTATACAGCATTTTTTCAAATTAGTATCAAGACCTTACAAATTTATTTCTCCTTATAAAGGTGATAGATTCTATTGA
- the queC gene encoding 7-cyano-7-deazaguanine synthase QueC yields the protein MLKNEKAIVVFSGGQDSTTCLFWALQQFKEVEAVTFDYNQRHSLEIECAKNIANELGVRHHILDMSLLNQLAPNALTRSEIEVKDGEDGELPSTFVPGRNLLFLTFAGVLARQVGAKHLVTGVCETDFSGYPDCRDIFIKSLNVTLNLSMDDNFVIHTPLMWLNKAETWELADQLYAFEYVRENTLTCYNGVISDGCGECPACVLRKRGLDDFLSGRTQNVRI from the coding sequence ATGTTAAAAAATGAAAAAGCCATTGTCGTATTTAGCGGCGGGCAAGACAGCACTACCTGTTTATTTTGGGCGTTACAACAATTTAAAGAGGTGGAGGCAGTAACGTTCGACTACAATCAACGGCATAGTTTAGAAATTGAATGTGCCAAAAATATAGCCAATGAACTAGGTGTAAGACACCATATATTAGATATGTCTTTATTGAATCAGCTCGCACCCAATGCGCTAACACGCTCTGAAATTGAAGTCAAAGACGGAGAAGATGGTGAACTTCCTTCAACGTTTGTTCCAGGAAGAAACCTTTTGTTCCTTACCTTTGCCGGAGTGTTAGCTCGTCAGGTTGGTGCCAAGCATTTAGTGACAGGTGTTTGCGAAACAGATTTCAGCGGCTACCCAGATTGCCGTGATATTTTTATCAAATCCCTCAATGTTACCTTAAATCTTTCTATGGATGATAACTTTGTGATTCACACACCGTTAATGTGGTTGAATAAGGCAGAGACATGGGAATTAGCAGATCAATTATATGCGTTTGAATACGTACGGGAGAATACGTTAACCTGTTACAATGGCGTTATTTCTGACGGCTGTGGGGAATGTCCAGCCTGTGTGTTAAGAAAACGCGGACTCGATGACTTTCTAAGTGGGAGGACTCAAAATGTACGGATTTAG
- a CDS encoding ABC transporter permease produces MTTALRRIIFIAVIAVIWEVTSRFSSLPDFMFPSLSQVLETLFNGLLSGQITLAIGKSMGRILLGFTIAIIVGLILGYFIWRYKLVEDTLGFVVTALQSIPSIVWFPLAIIWFGLNDFSILFIVTIGATWTMTVNATSGFKNVPQLYQRVAKVYGSSGFHFLRTVILPASVPQIISGLRIAWAFSWRALMAGELLGGGGGLGQLLEMGRSLGQMDLVISVMIIIAIIGTIVDNVVFSRLERNVEVKWGIRKRA; encoded by the coding sequence ATGACTACAGCTTTAAGACGGATCATCTTCATCGCGGTGATAGCGGTGATATGGGAAGTCACATCTAGATTTTCCAGTCTTCCCGATTTTATGTTTCCCAGCCTTAGTCAGGTATTGGAAACCCTTTTTAACGGCTTACTAAGTGGTCAAATCACATTAGCAATCGGTAAAAGTATGGGGCGGATATTACTCGGCTTTACGATTGCTATTATTGTCGGATTGATATTAGGTTACTTTATCTGGCGATATAAACTGGTCGAAGATACACTTGGATTTGTCGTTACTGCGCTCCAATCAATTCCAAGTATTGTCTGGTTTCCATTAGCGATCATCTGGTTTGGGTTAAATGATTTTTCCATATTGTTTATTGTAACTATCGGTGCGACATGGACCATGACGGTGAATGCAACAAGCGGGTTTAAAAATGTACCCCAGCTTTATCAGCGTGTTGCTAAGGTATATGGTTCAAGTGGATTTCATTTCCTCCGGACTGTCATTCTTCCAGCATCTGTACCGCAAATCATTTCGGGACTTCGAATTGCTTGGGCATTTTCATGGCGTGCCTTAATGGCCGGTGAACTTCTTGGGGGCGGAGGCGGACTTGGACAACTGCTTGAAATGGGTCGTTCACTCGGTCAAATGGATTTAGTTATTTCTGTCATGATAATTATTGCCATTATCGGGACCATAGTCGATAATGTTGTTTTTTCACGACTAGAACGCAATGTAGAAGTAAAATGGGGTATTCGAAAAAGAGCTTAA
- a CDS encoding J domain-containing protein, producing MLNVKEVTEQLRAGGITDSEQVVIRWILDGKIKARRTKHLNLEYSINPVDLASFILEKKIEFKTKKFGIDFHQWEKTFHENQKFKEEIEQLKTSIRIEQAKNRSLKRMLKAEYALSDTPPLTLTSLLGLEPGADMDSIRKEYKKILKALHPDRGGDERLFKVFYDHYEKVKDPAKS from the coding sequence ATGTTGAATGTTAAAGAGGTTACTGAACAGCTTAGGGCTGGGGGGATTACGGACAGTGAACAGGTTGTCATCCGTTGGATTCTCGATGGGAAAATCAAGGCTAGAAGAACCAAGCATCTAAATCTAGAATACTCGATAAATCCTGTTGATTTAGCGTCTTTTATTTTAGAAAAGAAGATTGAGTTCAAAACGAAGAAATTTGGTATAGATTTTCACCAGTGGGAAAAAACATTCCACGAGAATCAAAAATTCAAAGAAGAAATTGAACAGTTAAAAACCTCGATTCGGATTGAACAAGCAAAAAATAGGTCTTTAAAAAGAATGCTTAAAGCTGAGTATGCACTTTCCGACACTCCACCTTTGACCCTTACCTCCTTATTGGGTTTAGAACCTGGGGCAGATATGGACTCAATCAGGAAGGAATACAAGAAAATATTAAAGGCGCTCCATCCTGATAGAGGTGGCGACGAACGACTCTTTAAAGTGTTTTATGACCACTATGAAAAGGTAAAGGATCCAGCAAAAAGCTGA
- a CDS encoding OsmC family protein has translation MKSTIYWTGDMAFTGTTPSGHDLRMDAALEVGGQNSGPRPTELLLYSLAGCTGIDIVMILKKMRLELTGFAMEVEGTRADTEPKKFTDFHIHYLVEGDLPEDKVVRAIQLSKDKYCSVSHSLSANIVASYSINGTKGNQDL, from the coding sequence ATGAAATCAACTATTTACTGGACAGGAGATATGGCCTTTACCGGAACTACGCCTTCAGGCCATGATTTAAGGATGGACGCGGCACTAGAAGTTGGCGGTCAAAATAGCGGCCCCAGGCCAACTGAGCTTCTCCTATACTCACTTGCAGGCTGTACAGGCATCGATATCGTTATGATTTTGAAAAAAATGCGATTAGAGTTGACGGGATTTGCAATGGAAGTAGAAGGGACGCGGGCAGACACCGAACCAAAGAAATTTACTGATTTTCATATTCATTACTTAGTAGAAGGCGATCTGCCAGAAGATAAGGTAGTCCGTGCCATTCAATTATCAAAAGACAAATACTGCTCTGTTTCCCATTCATTAAGTGCAAACATAGTAGCAAGCTATTCAATTAACGGAACAAAAGGTAATCAAGATTTATAA
- the queD gene encoding 6-carboxytetrahydropterin synthase QueD — translation MYGFRIVDKLQKIDEDIQRKELKYHTKRVLVSKEFTFDAAHHLHCYEGKCKNLHGHTYKVVFGISGYVDERGLMMDFGDIKEIWKNEIEIHLDHRYLNETLPPMNTTAENIVVWIYEKMQAALAKDVNKDQFLGARVEFVRLYETPTSYAETRREWMEE, via the coding sequence ATGTACGGATTTAGAATTGTCGATAAACTGCAGAAAATAGATGAAGACATTCAGCGCAAGGAGTTAAAGTATCATACGAAGCGTGTATTGGTAAGCAAGGAATTTACCTTTGATGCCGCACATCACTTACATTGCTATGAAGGAAAATGCAAGAACCTGCACGGCCACACCTATAAAGTAGTCTTCGGGATTAGCGGCTATGTGGATGAAAGAGGATTAATGATGGATTTTGGCGATATCAAGGAAATTTGGAAAAATGAAATTGAGATTCACCTGGATCATCGATACCTAAATGAAACACTGCCTCCGATGAATACAACCGCTGAAAATATCGTGGTTTGGATTTATGAAAAAATGCAAGCAGCATTAGCCAAAGATGTGAACAAGGATCAATTCCTCGGAGCTAGAGTAGAATTTGTCCGCCTTTATGAAACGCCTACTAGTTATGCAGAGACTAGAAGGGAGTGGATGGAGGAATGA
- a CDS encoding Fur-regulated basic protein FbpA — protein sequence MKNILRTAVQQRRQYLIDKLLKIGVFKKEDRHLYEWTLSDLEREYEYMETNPVEGKVEQENQQLQ from the coding sequence ATGAAGAATATTCTTCGAACCGCTGTCCAGCAAAGAAGGCAATACCTTATAGATAAACTGCTTAAAATTGGTGTGTTTAAAAAAGAAGATCGACATCTTTATGAATGGACTTTAAGTGACCTTGAAAGGGAATATGAGTATATGGAAACAAACCCAGTTGAGGGTAAGGTGGAACAAGAAAACCAACAGCTGCAATAA
- the queF gene encoding preQ(1) synthase, whose protein sequence is MSGRSHEEGLKDLTLLGNQNTQYSFEYAPEVLEAVDNLHPERDYFVKFNCPEFTSLCPLTHQPDFATMYISYIPNQKIVESKSLKLYLFSFRNHGDFHEDCVNIIMNDLIKLLDPRYIEVWGKFTPRGGISIDPWCNYGKPGTKFEEMATFRLMNHDLYPEKVDNR, encoded by the coding sequence ATGTCTGGCCGTAGCCATGAAGAAGGATTAAAGGATTTAACACTATTAGGTAATCAAAATACACAATACTCATTTGAGTATGCTCCAGAGGTTTTGGAGGCAGTCGATAATCTTCATCCAGAGCGTGATTATTTCGTAAAATTTAATTGTCCTGAATTTACTAGTCTTTGCCCGCTTACGCATCAGCCCGATTTTGCAACGATGTATATTTCATACATCCCGAATCAAAAAATTGTTGAGAGTAAATCTCTGAAACTCTATTTATTCAGCTTCAGAAATCATGGTGATTTCCATGAGGATTGCGTCAATATTATCATGAACGATTTAATCAAGCTTCTAGATCCTAGATATATTGAGGTTTGGGGGAAATTCACTCCACGCGGTGGTATTTCCATTGATCCATGGTGTAACTACGGGAAACCAGGTACCAAGTTCGAAGAAATGGCTACTTTCCGGTTGATGAACCATGACCTGTATCCGGAAAAAGTAGATAATCGATAA